Genomic window (Patescibacteria group bacterium):
TAAAATCAGAGGGAGTGACCATTCTTAACGGCCGTGTGTTGCGCGACCAAGGTGTGGATAGGTTAAAAACCGCCATTGTGCAAAGCGGCAGGAAACCGACCTTGGCCATCATACAGGTGGGGGATCTCGCTGAATCCAAAGCCTACATTGAGCAAAAAAGAAAATTTGCTGAGAAAATTGGCGCAGGTTTTTTTCATACCCAATTTCCGAATGATGTTTCTCAGGCTGATCTCGAAAACGCTATTGAAAAACTAAATGTTGATCCGGGCATCCACGGTATTATTGTTCAGTTGCCGATTCCAGAATCTTTCAACAAACAAAAAGTGATCGACACTATTAGTGTTTCGAAGGACACTGACGGACTCACATCAGAAAATAAAAAATTGCTTGAGTCTGGAAATTCCAAAGCGGTAATTCCCGCAACTGCACGAGGGGTTTTATCACTTCTGCGCGGATACGATGTTTCCGTTTCTGGGAAAAAAGTGACGGTAATAGGAAGATCGGCGTTAGTCGGCGCCCCGATTGCAACACTGTTGGCGCGAGAGGGGGCGGAAGTTACGGTTTGTCATCGGGAAACCAATAATGTTCCTGAAAAAAGTAGAAACGCTGAGATTCTGATTGTCGCCGTTGGCCACCCCCATTTTGTAACTGTCGAATACGTTTCGAAGGGTCAGGTGGTGGTTGACGTCGGTATCAACTCAGTGGCTAGCAGCACGTTCAAACAAGAAAGTGTTGAAAAATTGGAGTATGAAATCCCAAAGCGGCAATTGGTAGGGGATGTCGATTTTGAAGCTGTTAAAAATATTGTCGCCGCCATTTCACCAGTTCCCGGCGGAGTGGGGCCGATGACAGTGCTTTCTTTATTCGAGAATCTGATTGAGGCAGCAGCGGTTGACAATAGGTAAATATTTGTGTCAGTATTCCATTTAGATTTTTGAAAAAGATTGTTTTGTTAAACATCAAAACCGCCCGCTGTTTTTAGCGTCGGGCAGAAACAAAGGAAATTGTTATGACCAGTAGTAGGGTTGCTATCGACGATCGTCGGAAACTAAGTGCGGAACAAACCTCCACCTATACTCGGTACGAAAGCCAGCTCCGTCGCCAACTCCTAAAGGGGGTGCTCGACACTGAGGCCGTTCTTGCTGGTTTGCAGGAGCTAACGCAGATGACAATAGGTTCCTTCAGCTGCAACGGTCAGCCAGAAATTCCAGGTTGGGCGAAGCAGGAAAAACCAATTATCCAACATCTTCCGTGTGGGTGGGTCAATCCTTCGAAGTTCGCTCTCACTGATGTTCTAAAAGACGGAGAAAAGGTTATTGACGGCGATGATTTTCTGCTAAGGGCGCAAGCAGTGCCCGGTTCAATGAACGCCTGCGCGTTCGATTTTTATGCCAAGGAGCAGAATTGGAAATATTTGCCCAGGAATGTCGAAGTTGTTGTGTTTCCTAACACCGTGTTTTGCCATTGGGATGGC
Coding sequences:
- a CDS encoding bifunctional 5,10-methylenetetrahydrofolate dehydrogenase/5,10-methenyltetrahydrofolate cyclohydrolase — translated: MARIHFNDNEIKSEGVTILNGRVLRDQGVDRLKTAIVQSGRKPTLAIIQVGDLAESKAYIEQKRKFAEKIGAGFFHTQFPNDVSQADLENAIEKLNVDPGIHGIIVQLPIPESFNKQKVIDTISVSKDTDGLTSENKKLLESGNSKAVIPATARGVLSLLRGYDVSVSGKKVTVIGRSALVGAPIATLLAREGAEVTVCHRETNNVPEKSRNAEILIVAVGHPHFVTVEYVSKGQVVVDVGINSVASSTFKQESVEKLEYEIPKRQLVGDVDFEAVKNIVAAISPVPGGVGPMTVLSLFENLIEAAAVDNR